TGTCAGATCTCGCCGAAGCCCCAAGAGACCAGGATATTCGGCCAGCCCGCTAAAATGGCGCTTCAGACTCCCTCAGCAGACATCGGGGAGTGAAGCGTCGCCGTCAGTTAAGCGGCGAGTGCGACGTCGTAGTTGTCGGCACTTATTGTTTTTTGCCGGTTGTTTTAAGAGGCCAACCGGCGACCTCTGCACGCTCCTTTTGCTTTCGTATCCCCGTCGAAACCAGATCGCCCCCTTAAACTACTGCGCGGCCCTGATGCTGTGGCGCGCCCTTCGCCGCGCCGCTCGACGTATTCACGATACTGTCTCGCGTCTTGTCTTGGGCGTCTCCTTGCCTGAGGGCCTGCTCGTTACGTTTAAACTTGTGCGCGGCCCTGATGCTGCGTCGCGCCCTTCGCCTACGGTCACTCGCTAAGTTTTAACTATTTGCGTTACCCGTATGCTCAGGCGCTTGCGACACTACTTAATATGGGTCTTCGCCGGGGGGTTGTCAAGGTAGGTGGTTTATCGGGCATAATCTTACGGATTGCAAGGTTTATCTGGAAATAAAAAACCCGCCCGCTACGGGAGCGGACGGGCTTTGGTTTGGCGGTTTGTGAGTTGGAAGCGCTATACACCCTTCGTGTGCATATGTCCGCCCATGAGGGGTACTTCGCTTCCGGCCTTTTCTTCTTCGCTTCTGGTGTCGACGCCGAGCATCGCGTAGTGCCAGCAGTAGCCGGTGATGGCGGTGGTCATGGGGATTACCGCCAGCAGGGCGAGATAGCGCTCGTTGCCATCCAGCAGCAGATAGAGCGCCGCCATGTAGAGCACGCTGAGTACGAACCTCCGTATGCGGTCGGTTCTTCCTACGTTGATCGTCATCGCTCTCCTCCATTCCCCCCGCTGCAGGGTCTGCTGTTTGGAATTTCTTCTTTCGATGATTCAAGTTTAAAACAGCGGACATACAGATCGTTTACATATTGGGAGTTATTTGCTTTGTCCGGGGGAGAGACATCGTTCCTGAAACAAAAAAACCCCGCCGGTTGGCGGGGTTTTTAAAACTATGGCTTATCTGATTTTTCAGTCTCTGTCGCGGCCTTTGCCTTTTCCCTTGCCGTTCTTGTCGTTGCCCTTGTCGCGGTCCTTGTCGCGGTCCTTGTCGCGATCGTCGTCGTGGCGGCGTTCGTTTTCGTACATTTTCCACTGGCCTTTGGGGTAGTGCTTTTCGACTTCGTTATGGTGCCTGTCGGGTTCGGGGCTGTCCATGTCGAGGAATATGTAGTCGTTGTCGGGAAAGGTGATGTGGCGCGGGCGGGCCGGGGAGTTTCTCCAGACTTTTCCTTCGGGGTAAAAGTACAGGTTCCGGCCGGGGTCGAAGTAGACGCCGCTGGAGGGGTAATACCTGTAACGGTAGGGGTTCTTGCCGGGACGCGGTTCCCAGGGGCGGGGGCTTCTTGTACGGTCTCTTCTGACCCACTGGTCTCTGGGATAATGTCTTTCCACGTCGAGGTGGTGCCTGTGGGGCTCGGGGCCGCCCATCCGGAGGATGACGTAGTCGAAATTCTGGATGACTATGTAGGGCGGCAGATAGGGGGAACTGCGCCAGTTGTTCGCCTCTAGGTAGAAGTAGAGGCCGCGTCCGGGGTCGAAGTAGACCCCGATTGCGGGGTAGTAGTTGTAGGTGTAGAACTGCGGGGCGCTGGGCGGCGGCTCCCAGGGATACTGGGAGACTATAACGGGGGGCGCGCCGATGTTTATGCTTACGTTTACCTCGGCGCGGGACTCGGCCGGCCGCACCGCCAGCGTGGCAAGCAGGACGAAACCGGTCATTATAAGGCTCTTTATCTTCATTTTCTTTCTCCGTAGCTGTGCAGCGATTTGCCTCTTAGCATACTACTTATCGGTATATCGGCAATATCGGCAAAAATCCAAAATGGATTTCCTCTTTTTGACGCGCCGGGGGCCTCCGGGTATTATCAGAAATATCAAGGAGACCGCTATGACCGCCGAAAACATCCTCCATCTGGAAAAAAGTCCCTACCTTCTTTCGCACGCTAAAAATCCCGTCCACTGGCAGCCTTGGGGCGACGCGGCTTTCGAGCTGGCGCGGCGCGAGAACAAGCCGGTCTTTCTCTCCATCGGCTATTTTACCTGCCACTGGTGCCACGTTATGGAGCGCGAGTCCTTCGAGGACGCGGAGGTGGCGGGCATCTTGAACGAGCATTTCGTTTCGGTGAAGGTGGACCGCGAGGAGCGGCCCGACGTCGATCAGGTCTACATGATGGTCTGTCAGGCCGTCACCGGCAGCGGAGGGTGGCCGCTGACGCTCTTCCTGACTCCGGACAGGGAGCCTTTTTTCGTCTCCACCTACCTTCCCAAACACTCCGGGGGCGGGAGGCCGGGGCTCGTGGAGCTTCTGGAGAATGCCGCAAGGCTTTGGGAGGAAAACCGCGACTACCTCAAGGCTTCGGCCAGGCAGCTTTCCGAAGGGATGGCGTCGGCCTGCGAGGCGGGGGCTCCCGGCGGCGCGGCGCTGCCCCCTTCGCTTTTCAACGATACCTTCCTCTTTCTGAATGGAAGCTTCGACCCCAATTTCGGCGGCTTCGGGGGTTCGCCCAAATTCCCTTCGCCCCACCAGGTTTCCTTTCTCCTTCGCAGGTGGAGAAATTCCG
This portion of the bacterium genome encodes:
- a CDS encoding DUF2892 domain-containing protein, whose translation is MTINVGRTDRIRRFVLSVLYMAALYLLLDGNERYLALLAVIPMTTAITGYCWHYAMLGVDTRSEEEKAGSEVPLMGGHMHTKGV